The genomic region TCTCGGTTTCACCCATTTTCACGTCAGTGAGCACGTCCCGCGTCAAAACCCTACCGAGCTCTACCCGGAGGAAgtggatgccgagatcaCACCCGAGCAGCTTCGAAGTACATTTGAATCGTACTTGAAGGAAGCCAGACGGCTGCAGAAGGAATATGCTGGATCACTCCATGTGCTGGTGGGCTGCGAGACGGAAAACATTTCTAGCCCAGGAACGCTCGATTACCTTGCACAGGTGTTGGGAAGTGATGACAAAGCCAAACCCGAATCGATTGGAAAGGGAGTGGTAGATTACATTGTCGGTTCGTTGCACCATACCAACACGATACCCATTGACTTTGACCGCGAAACATTCGACAAATCCGTGTCCAGCTTCGAGTCCACTTCTTCTTCCACAGACGATGCGCATCTCCGACTGATCGATCGATATCTCGACGATCAACTCGAGGTTCTGCAACGACTCAGGCCCGAGGTGATTGGTCACTTTGATCTGTTTCGACTCTTCACACCGCAATTGCAGCTTCAAGGGACGACTAGAATTTGGGCGAAAGTAGAGCGAAACGTTAGTTTCGCTGTCGAGTACGGCGCGCTCTTCGAGTGCAATGCGGCTGCGTTCAGAAAGGGATGGAACACCTCGTATCCGGCCAAAGAGGTGTTGGATCTGATAATAGGCATGGGAGGAAGAGTGTGCCTTTCAGACGACTCGCATGGCGTCCAGGCTGTCGGGCTGAACTACATGAAGTTAAGGCGGTACCTTATGGATGCGGGTGTCCAAACCATCTGGTACCTGGAAAAGGAGCTTCCATCGTCAAATTCTGACGATGACGCTGACAGTGATAGCGATGGCAGGCCAACACGGTTTGCTCGAGGTACTGTAGCAAAAGCCATGGGTCCAAGATGGACGACGCATGCCTTTTGGACTGCATTTGCTGCCTCGCTCGAATCTCGGTCATAGACATTTATCTTAAAAGCTACATGTACTGTCGTCCTGCACCATACCCAAGTCATTGTTCCAACATCGCCGCTCAAAATGTTATGTTGTTGGATCATCTGAACGATGCTGTTTACAATGCAGTGTGGAGAATCGTGTACATGATCAGACCAAAACACCAGCTTCTGGGAATGTCTACTATCGTCCACCAGCCTTGCCCTTCCTAGGCTGGGGGAGCGTGAACGGCGTCTTGAGAACCATCCTCTTCTCTCCACccaccaccgacgacgTGCAACCCAGGGTCCTAAAGAGCTCGCGCAATGTAGCAGGCGGGATGTTGCAGTTGCGAGCGAGCTTGTCATGGTCCACGGAAAAGTTGTCCAAGTGCAACGCAAGAGCACACATGTAGGCAAGCACCTTGGTTTGGTGGAATGCCGACATGACTGCACGTTCCGAGTTGGCAGGCGTCTCGGTGAATGTGCTGAGGATGGCTTTGATGATGCGCTTGTTAGCGtcttcgccatcgagcttgagacTGCTGATGAGTTTACCTCGCTGCGACACAGATTTGGGTCGGCTCTGGATGAACCACAGAAGCGACATGTAATAGGCGATGCGAACTTTGTCCTTTGCATCTTCCTTGTCTTCGGTTGCGCCCAGAGCGggcatcatcatcaaatCGTCACCAGCGGCGCCGTTGGCAGTcgcttcagcatcgtcttcgtcgtcggaaAACGTGGTGTGCTTTTTGCCACTGCTGTTACCAGCCAGGTGCGAACTGCGCTGCAGGTTGTCCAACAATCGCGACCAAATCCAAGCGGGAAACTCTTTCGAGTACGGTAAAAGCTCCTTGAGTGCTTCGtggtcgtcgacgttgtcGATGAGCTTCTGAATCGGTAGTGATCCGAAAATGTCGCTGGGGATGAGGTCTGAAATCCTATAGGCTTCAGCAGGGTGCTTAGCGTCCAAGTTGGCAGGTGGCATGGGTCGAGAGGATGTCGAAGAAGCAAGCACTTCATCCAGGGATGGAAGAGATGCAAGGTTGTCCTGGATACCTCCAGTAAAGTCGTCGAGGATGACTTCCATGTTGGCAGTGTCGACCTTCATTCGGTCCTGATTTCGAGCGTTGGCCTTCTGCTTGCGGTTACCGAAAGCATCACCAAGAGCTCTGCGTGCCGCCGTCATCTCGCCGTAATCAGCGAAAGTACGAGTGCTCGAAATTgaggagagcgagctgTTGGCCTTGATAGATCGTGTCACCTGAAACGTGGGCACGGCACGCAGCGTtaccgagctgctcgaaggATCGTAGATTCCGACCATGTATTCACCCGTGTATCCTCGAGCCTCTGCACTGCTACCGAATTCGAAGTTGTTGCCGACGTACGCCATCGTATCCGTCTCTCCCGCAAGCAAGAGCCTCTCGTCTGCATTGTTGATAGATGcgcccacctcgtccgGCAGACCGTCAGCACGGTAGAGGCTGAACCTGGTCGATGGTGCGGGATTGTAGTCGGCAAACGAGGCAAATGCAGCACCCGACTGGCTGAGCTGTTTGAGACCTGACTTGAATCCGTTGACCTTGAGCGTGGCCTGACCTGCTCCAGCCTTGTTCTTCAATTTCGATGTGGATGCAGAGGAAGATGGTACGGGGTGCGACGAAGTAGAAGCCTTTTTGGACTTTTTAGGTGAAGGAACGGCGTCCGAGGCCTTGCCCTTCCGCTTTCCATCCTTGGAGGGTGATTTCAATTCTTTCGACATCTTGATATGGCTCAGAGCCACAGCCTGAATGGATTGTGCTGTTTCGATGGTGAAGACAACCAAGTGGACAGAAAGAATAAGAGCAGCACCTGCAACGGAGCTTCGTCAAAAAATTCCACCTGATGATTTTTTCTTTCCCAGTAAACTTGGATGCACGTCTTGCCAAAACTTGCCTTgcctttgtgcttcttTACGTGTGCTGACATAAGCAATGTTAGGTAGCTTAACATCTTGAGAAAAGAAATCGGTGGTGGCTGCCCACGTGGAGGTCTCATGCCCTTTCTCTATCTcgtcgaatcgtgaattgtgtGTTTTCCTACTTTATCTTGCTTGCTGTTCGTTGTCAAGATGTAGACAGGTCGGAGCCCGCTACAAACAAGATTCGGGGAGCatctcaatcacgaataggtCAAACGAAATCAAATTCAGTTTCCCCTTCCACAAGAGCCGACCCGACGTTGAGGAAGTCCGATTCCGTTGGCTTGCTTCCTCGTTTGTATTCTCTCGTGAAAGTGTATCTCACACTTGCTCTACAGACTCGGGTTTGGGCGAGGTGTCAGCATACACAGAGGGATGACAccttgagctgcagctgaaGAAGTCGATCCAGCCCGTCTTTCCGAGAGGAGTGCACATAAGAATGAcagtgacgacgacgactcgcTCTCGTTATTTCATGACGGATTTTCGGGATTACGTTCcggtcgaggaagaagtTCTGCCTTGCTGAGAAGCTTGGCTGGAACATTTGCGAAGTACTGAACATGACACTGTGACGCTCCTTCGTGCCGTCAACGGCGACAAGCGGACAAACGATGTACCCGAAAGACGCCTCAAGACACCTCGGGACCGCATGTTGAGCAAAGAAGAGCAAGTCTcgtcaagccaagctgggTCGCAGTCTGAAACATACCTAGCTTCATGTTTGTCTCACTCGTGACAGTGATCGTCCACGTCAGAGTAATCGtggtattcgtgattgtgatttcTGCCTTCCGATTCAGATTCATCGCGTCTGCACCTTTTTCCCATGCGCATAGCCGTCGCAACAGCCAGTGCGATCGAAATGTACACAAAGCTGTTCGCGTCGCTGGTTCTCTTGGCCATTCGCTCGCCTCATTCTTGCCGATCGTCGGAATTGCTG from Mycosarcoma maydis chromosome 9, whole genome shotgun sequence harbors:
- a CDS encoding histidinol-phosphatase (related to HIS2 - histidinol-phosphatase) yields the protein MPHSHHSHSGQFCSHAKDTLAQVLSRAQSLGFTHFHVSEHVPRQNPTELYPEEVDAEITPEQLRSTFESYLKEARRLQKEYAGSLHVLVGCETENISSPGTLDYLAQVLGSDDKAKPESIGKGVVDYIVGSLHHTNTIPIDFDRETFDKSVSSFESTSSSTDDAHLRLIDRYLDDQLEVLQRLRPEVIGHFDLFRLFTPQLQLQGTTRIWAKVERNVSFAVEYGALFECNAAAFRKGWNTSYPAKEVLDLIIGMGGRVCLSDDSHGVQAVGLNYMKLRRYLMDAGVQTIWYLEKELPSSNSDDDADSDSDGRPTRFARGTVAKAMGPRWTTHAFWTAFAASLESRS
- a CDS encoding uncharacterized protein (related to RPA49 - 49 kD subunit of DNA-directed RNA polymerase I), yielding MSKELKSPSKDGKRKGKASDAVPSPKKSKKASTSSHPVPSSSASTSKLKNKAGAGQATLKVNGFKSGLKQLSQSGAAFASFADYNPAPSTRFSLYRADGLPDEVGASINNADERLLLAGETDTMAYVGNNFEFGSSAEARGYTGEYMVGIYDPSSSSVTLRAVPTFQVTRSIKANSSLSSISSTRTFADYGEMTAARRALGDAFGNRKQKANARNQDRMKVDTANMEVILDDFTGGIQDNLASLPSLDEVLASSTSSRPMPPANLDAKHPAEAYRISDLIPSDIFGSLPIQKLIDNVDDHEALKELLPYSKEFPAWIWSRLLDNLQRSSHLAGNSSGKKHTTFSDDEDDAEATANGAAGDDLMMMPALGATEDKEDAKDKVRIAYYMSLLWFIQSRPKSVSQRGKLISSLKLDGEDANKRIIKAILSTFTETPANSERAVMSAFHQTKVLAYMCALALHLDNFSVDHDKLARNCNIPPATLRELFRTLGCTSSVVGGEKRMVLKTPFTLPQPRKGKAGGR